One genomic window of Campylobacter curvus includes the following:
- the ruvC gene encoding crossover junction endodeoxyribonuclease RuvC, which produces MKILGIDPGSRNCGYAIIEKNVRKTALIEAGLIKIKPNTLQYQITELCEGLDVIFKNHKFDEVAIEDIFFAYNPKTVLKLAQFRGALSLKILQLHGDFAEYTPLQVKKAVTGKAKAQKEQVAFMVKKILGITKEIKPLDITDAIAIALTHANNLLLK; this is translated from the coding sequence ATGAAAATTTTAGGGATCGATCCTGGAAGTAGGAACTGCGGATACGCGATAATCGAAAAAAACGTTAGAAAAACGGCGCTCATTGAGGCCGGACTGATAAAAATCAAACCAAATACTCTGCAATACCAGATCACCGAGCTTTGCGAGGGACTTGACGTGATCTTTAAAAATCACAAATTTGACGAGGTAGCGATCGAGGATATATTTTTTGCTTACAACCCTAAAACCGTGCTTAAGCTCGCGCAGTTTCGCGGTGCTTTGAGCCTTAAAATTTTGCAGCTTCACGGCGATTTTGCCGAATATACACCGCTTCAAGTAAAAAAAGCTGTCACTGGCAAGGCGAAAGCTCAAAAAGAGCAGGTCGCCTTTATGGTGAAGAAAATTTTAGGCATCACAAAAGAGATAAAACCGCTTGACATCACCGATGCTATCGCTATTGCACTCACTCACGCGAATAATCTGCTATTAAAGTAA